DNA from Ciconia boyciana chromosome 23, ASM3463844v1, whole genome shotgun sequence:
AGCGAGCAAggccggggaggaggagggaaaagaggaaaaaaaaaaaaaaaaaagaaaaaaaaattagaaaccCAACCCCAGACCATAGATGCAGACACGGAGCGGGGCAGGGCTGAGCTCCCTCTAGAGGCACCTTCCACGGCCGGAGCGTGGGAACGCGGCTGCGGTGCGGGtgcagggcagcggggctccTCGGGGTGCTCAGGGCCTTGGGGTGCGGCTGGGGCCTCGCCTGGCTGCGGTTTTGCTGGGAGCAGGGTTGGGGGCTGCTCTGCCGAGCCCGGTGGTGCAGGGATGGCCCAGCGCATCCCGGCACCCTGCTCGCTGCGATTCCCCCGAGTCTTCGGCTTCTCTGGGGGTTCTCCAGTGATTTTCTGACCTTTTTATTAAGGCTGCAGCTTCTTAGCAGGACTGGTTTGCCCTCTGTCAGATTCCCCGGCAGGTAGGGCCAGGAACCCTGTTAAAGTCATTGTTAGAGCATTTCTGGTTTCTAGTAGGAATCTTCTGTGTTGatccaccagaaaaaaagtcagtggtGGCAGAGGTGGTTCACACCAAGTGATTTAGGAAATTTGAAATCCACTgagattaggaaaaaattgcAGTGGCTGGAGGAAAGGGCGTGAGTCACCCTGGAGAGCAAGACAGCTTCGCTGGAGGTGGCCCTTTGGCTCAGCaagctgccccagctgctttTGCTCCCCTGGCTCGCTGGAGGTGGCCCTTTGGCTCAGCaagctgccccagctgctttTGCTCCCCTTGGCTCCTTTTGCCAGGGACTTCACTGTTGGTGCTGAAAAATGCCAGATAAGCAAAGGTCTGGGGTTGGTATAAATGCCTGATTGATAATTATCAAATTACCTGTCTGTCCAATGGTAGGTAGGAGCACTGTTCATGCCCTGAGATGACATGCCCTGTGGGATACTCCCTGCCCCAGAGCCGAACAGAGAGATTTTGGAATCCTTGACTTCTTGCCTGAGCTTTGCCGGAGAAAATGGGCCCCTGACTGCAGAGAGCCCTGCTCTGGCTCCAGAGATGTCCTCTCCCCTTGGAGATGCAGGTTTTTGGGGACGTGGTCTTGGCAGACCTTTCCGAGGGTGGTAGCTGCATCAACACCAATGAAAAGCAGGTTGTGGAGGGTGAAGCAAAGGGTGCCTGCAGTGACTGCGGGGGACAGGGGCCGGGAGAGATGTGCCCTGGCCAGAGATGGCTTTTGGTGGGGTAAGACTAATCATGGAGCAGAGGAAGGTGAGGAATCAGCTAATGGGGGCTGTTCCCATCAGCCTGGTAGCAAGGGGTCTGCCTTCTTCCCAGCATGTGCTTGCAGAGGAACTCATGGTCCCAGGAGGGCTCGAGGTCCCACCACCAACCTTAATTCTGCACTGAGCTTTGGGGTGAGTTTTGGTGGTGAATGCAGCAATGGTGGCTGTTTGGGTCTGAATGTCCCTGCCTCTGGGTTATCCCAGTGCCCCTGCTCAATCTGTGCTGGTGGCTGTTCTTGTGCACAGCCAGTGTGATGTGTGCCCAGGTTTTAGGCTGAATACCGGCACAGGCTCAGCAGGATGTGCTGACTGCTGCAGGATGAATCCTGTGCTTCTCTCTGACACATTACATCAATCTGGGCTGTTCCTGAGTCTCATAACCATTTCAGATTTAGCATCCCTTACTTAGTATTACCTCATTAGGCAGCAGTGTTGGTGAGAacttttgcaaaagcaaatctCATCTAAaatacttcttcctttttgcaaaCCACTTCTCTTCCACCTCAAATGCATTGCATAACACCTCTGTGGCATGGCTGTAGAAAATCAGCTGGGAAGGTGGCACTGGGTGAGCATCAGGTGTATGATATTTGTAGCTGCTTCTAATCACATTGAGCAGCAAAAGTTGTGGAAAATAAGCTGCTCAGGAGGCTTGGACAACTTCTCTGTGTCCACAGCAAGTACAGCAAGGAGCTTGTGGGCACTGAGCTGTgggtgggcagcagggacaTGTATTGCAATGTGTCTGCAAATGGCTGCTGGAGAGTGTTAAAGAGCAGGGAGATATGAGGGATAAAGGGAAATTACTTTGAAAGCACCAGCTCTGTTATGGGAATGGCCCATATGCACATCAAGAAATGATGGTGGCAAGCAAGTATTTGATGAGTGATCTAAATCATTTGATGAGTGGTCTAAATCCTGCGTGTGGCTCTGCTGGTGTGGAGACGGCCTGCCTTGCTATTGCAGTGGGTTTAAGATGTTGAGGCAATAGGGAAGAAATTCCCAGCCGGCTGTGCCGCACTGGCTTTGTGATCGCTGATGCTGATATGAAATGTTCCCCGCATCCACTGGCAGCCCCTTCTGCTGGTGTAAATAGAGATATATTTGCTGGTGTAAATAAGACATGCACGGCAGCCGCAGAGAAGGAGCCTCTGGTTTCAGGATTCATGTGGCATTTTAGCATGTGGTTTCACCAGTTGGTTGGTGTAGTATaaatctgtgctgctgctgggaagggggcTGCACTCAGCTGTGCATCCCCAGCCCTCCTTTTGCGCTAGCAAGAGCAAGGGGCTGACATGAAAACCCCCTTTTTGCAGTGAGGAGGACTGTGGTCTGTGCCTTGCAGGAGCCATGCTCTGCGCTGGCTGCCCGAGCCTGGTgatggcagaggaaaggaaacaggaggGTGCAGCTGGAGGGTGGGAGAATCTCAGTTTCAACCAGTCATGATGACATGGCAGTTTTAGATGAggttttctgggggaaaaataacCCTTCTTGCAGCCGGCAGCTTGTGGACTAGCTGAGTCAAGGATGAGCAGAGACTGGCAGAGCCAGCCAGAAGAAACTCCTAGCgtaaaagcaaagctgaactCCTACCAGTGTGCCTCTGTGAGGGATACGTTACATCAGCGAGAGCAGCTTTATGCCAGTGTTACTGCAGCTACAGCATGGCTCTGTCGAGCACAGGAACATTGTGGGGAAAATCATGCCCCTGCCTGAAACTGTGGACTAGGAAAATAGTCATTGGAAATGTGCCTGAGTTTGGGAAACGGGCCCTTgagtttgctgctgttttggttCCTGCCGTTATTGTCATGAATGAATCGCGTTGCGATGGCAGACGCAGACGCTGCTTTTAAAAGCcgtttgctctgctgctgcctgcagaagtagtaattttttatctttcttctctttggccATGGTactgtgctgctggaggagttcttctgtgttttcatgagccctcctccttcctcccaccgTCCCTTGTCGGTGCGAAAATTCAGGGCTAGGTCAAATCATGGCAGAGGTGGGGATGCTGCAGGAATGAGTCGCTGTGGGTAGAAGGGAAGTTTCACCTTTTGGggctcctcttctcccccagccctgaGTTGTGCTTGCTCTGTatccccctcccagccctgggtCGTGCATCCTTTGCCCCCCCTGGGCTCCATcttgccccctcccagccttgTTTCAGACCCCTGTCACTGCCTCAGTGCCGCAGCTCTGGGTTCCGGGCAGTTTGGGGCCGTTTGATTCAAATGCAGTTCTGAGCCGTTGAGCCACTGGCCAACCCCGCTCCCGGCACTGGCACCAATGGATGCCCCAACGACTGCCCAGGGTCCCAGCCgttcctccctgctccagctcctcagGAGTCTCTTTGGGCTCCCACGAAGCACGCATGGGACACGGGAGCCCAGAGCGGAGGGGCAAGAGCTGGGCGAAGTTGGGGGCGGCAGCAGCCCAGGGCGGCTGGCAGGCCAGCAGCACCCgtgctgggagccctgggagggTGCCGAGAGGGAGAGCACGGAGCcgctgctgggggagctggaggggctCAGCCTCACCggctccccggggagcagcgCAAGCAGAAGCTGCCTGTCGTTGAGCACCAGCGACACGGAGGTGGCAGTGGCCGGTGGTGTGGTGGAcactcctgccagcagcccagcccagcaacGTGGAGGCAGCGGGGTGGCCAGCAAGGAGGGGACAGCCATGCCAGAAGCTTTCAGTGACAAAGCTCTGGAGACGTAagtgttggggtgggggggtgacaCGGGGCCAAAGGCCCGGCTTGCTTCAGTGTCCCTATCGAGGGAGCATGTCCTCATAGATATGGATGCCCTAGAGGGATGAGGAGAAGCCGGCTTGGCTGCATCAGTCTTGTCAGATCCTGAGCAGCCGGTGTTTTGCAGAAGGCTGCTTGCTTGGACTTTGTAAACAGCTGCTCATTTGGATTTTATAAAACCCGGTTTTCCCCTTACTTCCTTAAAACATTGAAATAAGCCCAGTGTTTCCAGTAAGGCTGCAATTGGCTTCCAGAACCCACAGAGCTTTGGGGCATCCTGCATCCACAGCAGGCAGGCTCCATTCCCACCTCTGCCTGCGCTGCTCTTACCTCCCCAAAGGTCCCCAGGCGGCTCTGTATGGACTGTGGCACCCACCAGAGACCCGAGTTATAGCCCTTTGCTGTCCTTGGCCTCTCTAGGCTGCTGACAAGGGGTGCAGCCAGGTCCAGCTGTATTAGTGTTGCTGCTAGAGGGTCAGAAATTGCAATGCTGGTCCTGCTGGCCTTTGTCTGAACACACCTAACTGTTCTTTGCCCTCAGGGATGGGCTCTTTCAAGGTCTGAGTGCTGATGGTGAAGATGTTACCTGCAGTGCAAGCCCGGAGCTGATGTTTTCTGTGGACTTTGATGCTGAATGGGAGAAAGAGCAGCTCCTGAAAGGTGAGAGGATGGCTCAGAGGGAAAGgaaatccccccccccccatccctgaGGACTTGagggctgcctggggcagcTGGTTGGTGGGAGGAGTCCTGAGGAATGACTGGTAGCCCTTCTCCCAGTCTGTATGCTGCCTTTTGGGTGTGAGCCTTGGGGCTAGCGCTGCACGCTGTCTGCTGGCTAAACGTTGGCATCAAAGCTGCGTGTTGGAGAAGACCAACCAGGGGGATTGCTGAGGCAGTCAGATCACTGGGGAGAGCACCCAAGGGCCGGGGCAGAGAGCACTGAAAATTGCCCAGGGGATGCAAGGGGCTGGGGCACTTCAGCCAGTTGCCCACTGAATTCAATGCCCAGCGTGCTTGGCAATAATTCCATTTGCTTTGCTGGTACTAGAGGATCTGGACCTGGCATGATATCCTCTTCAGACACTCCACTGTGGGCACATTTGATTGCTGTGCCAAAGACCACGTGCAGGAAGGGAGGTGACGGCTCTGGGGAGTCActgttttctttgggtttgttttaaacagcagATGAGGGTGCAGCATCCCCGAAAGCAGAGCTGTCCCAGTGGAATGGACATCGACGGACTTCACGTGAGGTTGGTGATAGGACATGGAGCATGGGGTTAAGGCGGTGATCACTCCTGAGAAGGATCTACATGCAGGCAGATCTAAGTGCTCTCAGGCCTTAGAAAAGGCATAGGGATAGATTAGCGTGGGGAATGCTAAGACTCATCCCTGGCGCTGCCAAGGCACTACCATGTCAGAGGCTGTGGGCTTTCAGGGGTGTCTTTGAAGTTCTTCTGTACCTCCGTGGTCCTTTTCAGCTGAGCAGGGAATGGTCTCAGGATGCTGCTGGTCAGTGATGGGTGACACATGGTATTGGGACGTTTGCTGAGATGGGATGGATGGGAGTGAAATAGGGATAGTGGCAAGAGCCAGGCCTTTGGGATTCCCTTCCTGGTCTTCTTACAGACACCCACTGTGACTATGGTTGTTTAATTAGGGTAACTGGTTACCCAGCAGCGCTGGCACAAGCTGTATGTGCAAAATTATCTTGCTATCCCTAACAATCCTGTTGTAAGAGCTCCTGGATCTCCCTAACACGACAATCCAAAGTAGAACAAGAGATGCCTGTGCAGACTAGGTCTTCATCTGAGATGAGGGTCAGGCCAGGGATGCTGGTGATTTCCCCAGGTATCGGTCAGACAGCGTGAGCAAGCCCAGAGGAGGCCACGGATGGAGCAGGATGGGTGTCTCCAACCCAGGCAACATAAACAGGGCAtatttgcagcagaaaaacaaatctgcagcagagcagagactCCAGCTGCTCGGTCAGAGCTCTGAGAGGCGCTGAAAAAGACGCAGGACCTGGTAGAGCTGCAGGAAGTAGCTGGGGTGGCGGACAGGTTGGTAGTTTAATAAAGCCGTTCTGCCGAGCGTGGGTGTGGGGTGTGAATGGTGCAGCATGTAGATATAAGACAAATTAGGCCCTCTCTCTGCTGGATGGTGCAGTGCATTAAATCAGCTCTTTGAGAAATGGTCAATATTTTGTTCCAGACAGTGAAGAGGGACTCCAGGGCAGTGTTTTAACAGTAGCCTTGGGGAGCTGCCTGAAGCTGTTAAAGAGttggttttttaatagatttCCTTTCTATACGGCATAACCATGCTGCAGATCCTGCCGCTGCCTGGCAAAATACGGGAGACAAGAGCCAAGTTAACAGTTAGGGTGTGGGAGCCTGGAGACCAGATGTCTGCTGGGTTTTGTCACTCCCTCCCTATGTGACCCGGGGCCACCTTTTCCCCtgcttgcctcagtttcccatctgTGCCAGGAGACATCTACTCAATTGCATGAAGCGCTCTGAGATCTCTGGGTGATAAATTGGCgtggcaggggtgggggtggggggaagaagaggTAGAGGTGTTTTTCAGGATCAGCTACCGGAATTAGCGTTACATCAGAATCAagctgttgtacagaggcaTTTTATCAACTCTGacatcatctttttcttttttctttttttttttttttttttcagctgcagcctCATGCCCCGGGAAGCCTGATGGagctggaaagcaaagaggagCCTCTTTTGCATGCGGCTGCCAATAGACCTGCAACAGGGGttctccccctcctgcctgcaaagCCCTCTGAGGTGCTCCTGGGCGAGAGGTGAGCTCCTCCGGCCTCTGCTGCCGAGGGGGGGAGCAGAACCCCCCCGCTggctccccccagcccttcAGCAGAGCTGCGGGAACCTGCTGGGGAGAGAAATGTCCTCGGAGCACCAGATGGCACTCTCCGACTTCCAACGGAGCTGAGCCGGGCCGGGCTAACCCAGCTGGGTGACACGGACACCCGTGGGTGTGTGCGGGGCCACCCTGGCTCCCTGCCCCGCACCTGGGTCCAGGCTGCGGGGAgcaggggacagcggggacaggACGATGGGCTGCATCGAGGGACAGTCTTTGCACGGGTCAGAGAGGTTTTCCATCAACCTACAGGCTTGGTCACCCCACGCAGCGTGGGTGTCGCAGGAGCGGGCAGGCTCGCCTTCTGCAAACCCTTGGCAAATCCAGGACTCCAACCCCTGCCCCGGAGCTGCCGGAGCGCAGGTGGCCGTGGGTTGCGGAGTCCGGCCACGAGCCCTGGCCACGGTGCAGGCAGTGCGTGCATGCCGCCAACCGCTCAGTCCGGCTCGCCACAGCGTTGCTTAACTGTCCGGAGGATGTGACTAAGGGAAAGTCACTCTCTGCTCCCCTTGCTGCTCTGGAGCTGGGCCGCCCACTGTTCCCCGGCTGGAGGGAGCTGGTCCAGCTCGCCTGGCTGCGCAGCACCCAGCTCAGCAGGGTGTGACGGCTGCGGTACAGAGAGCAATTGCAACTgtggaaaggaacagaaaaaccCCTGTTGTTCATCAAGTTTTATCCACAGTTTCCTCCTGGTTCCCTCTGGGATTGCTGGGGGAGGCGAGGTGCCTTTCCCAGTCAGGCAGGGTGGGAGGATGCAGATGGCGGCAGTGCCAAGCGCCCGGGAGCCGAGGTTGGAGCTGCGatgccccagcacccacagagcACAGCCGCCGTGCCGAGACCACGGGTGTCTCCATGCTGAGATTGTGACGGCTGTGCTGTCTCTGGGCTCTGGATGAAGGGAGAATATGAGGCTTCAGGCAAAGCGCTTCTCACATGCACCAGATTTATCaaattgattaaaaaacccacaacagatCCAGGCCTTGTTCCTATAATAGCTATTGGAGCATGTTGGACGTTAATCAAACCGTCTGTTTGCCGTGTCCAGAGAAGCCAGCGTAAGCCAGCTTGTGTTTTTCAGGCATTGGAAGAGCTGTCAAGCTATAATCTgtttaggaaaaataacttATAAATACACCTTCTGATAGTCTGTTGTATAAATATGGGAAGAGAGGCGGGGTTTCTGTGACTGCAAGTATCTATCAGAGGGCTGATAAATCTGTGCGGGGGCTGAGTGTCATTGTATGGGCTCCCGGcaagaggggagggaagggactCCCAGACCTTCCTCCTTTCCACCTTTGTCTGCAGCACTGAATTGTTCTGTCCATACAATTCCTTCCAACTTTGCCTACtggatttgaaatatttcaaataacagagctcccatcccttccctctggGGACCCCCTCTGGGTCTCCCGGGTATTTTTCCTCATCAGGCAAGAAAGCTAACCCATCCCGTCCTGGGTGTGAGTCCTGGAGCACGGGGCTCCTGCGAGCACCCTGCGAAGACTCTCAGGTCCTTGGCATGTCAGCACAGAGAGTGCTCAGGCGTGGCAGCAGACCTCTGTGCAGGCAAGAAGCTTGGGACAACCTGCTTATAAGGTCCTGCAGGTCTGTGACGATGTGGCCAAGCAGTCAGCGTCTCGGGTCAATTCCTAGCTGTGAGGAGGCATTGAGAGTGGTATTCCAATTTGCTGTAGTACTCGGGGTTTCTGTCTCTCtgatgtatttctttctctaactgaggttttctgaagacagaggaggagaaaccGTTGGCTGCTTTGGGAGAAGCTGGGTACAGCTGGGAGCAAGTGGAGCAGGAACCcctggaaaaggctgaggtcagtctagaagagaaaaatgccaTCGGTGCACTGACATGGGACACTGCTCTTGGTGCCATGTGCCACCGTGGTGCTCTGTGGCCACAGCTGTATTTCTGTCTCCTCCACCAAGCCATTGTGGGACCACGGGCAAGGCACTTGGGCCAGCTTGCTTAAAATTGCATAGTGTC
Protein-coding regions in this window:
- the LOC140643356 gene encoding uncharacterized protein isoform X1; amino-acid sequence: MDAPTTAQGPSRSSLLQLLRSLFGLPRSTHGTREPRAEGQELGEVGGGSSPGRLAGQQHPCWEPWEGAERESTEPLLGELEGLSLTGSPGSSASRSCLSLSTSDTEVAVAGGVVDTPASSPAQQRGGSGVASKEGTAMPEAFSDKALETDGLFQGLSADGEDVTCSASPELMFSVDFDAEWEKEQLLKADEGAASPKAELSQWNGHRRTSRELQPHAPGSLMELESKEEPLLHAAANRPATGVLPLLPAKPSEVLLGERQRRRNRWLLWEKLGTAGSKWSRNPWKRLRSSSWERWGAAPDRPPRIGSPPRGEIEASSLLPTPVSAGLRPVPNRSSAPAFSSSSPYVSL
- the LOC140643356 gene encoding uncharacterized protein isoform X2; protein product: MDAPTTAQGPSRSSLLQLLRSLFGLPRSTHGTREPRAEGQELGEVGGGSSPGRLAGQQHPCWEPWEGAERESTEPLLGELEGLSLTGSPGSSASRSCLSLSTSDTEVAVAGGVVDTPASSPAQQRGGSGVASKEGTAMPEAFSDKALETDGLFQGLSADGEDVTCSASPELMFSVDFDAEWEKEQLLKADEGAASPKAELSQWNGHRRTSRELQPHAPGSLMELESKEEPLLHAAANRPATGVLPLLPAKPSEVLLGERFSEDRGGETVGCFGRSWVQLGASGAGTPGKG